ATCTTTCTTATTTCCCCGATTTCGGGCAGTGAGATCAAGCATGGCCGGTACAATAACTGCTGGAGAAACTGCTGTGAGCATGGTGGCCGTAAGCAGGGCCGTAAGCAGGGAGAAGCTCAGGAGGGAGTGCAGGGCAAGGGTGAGCACAATGGTTTCGAGGGTTGCCGGCAGAAAGCTCATCAGCAGAGCGCTTGTGCCGTTTTTCCGAAGGCTCTCTTTTTTTATTCCTAAGCCTGCGCGGAGAAGAATAATGGTGAGAGCAAAAGATTTGAGTGAGGGTTCAACTTCCCAAAGAAGCGGGCTTGCGTAATTTCCAATAGTAAGGGAAGCGAAAATGCCAAAGATAAGCATACCCAAAATACTGGGAAGCTTAAGACGATCGAAAAATAATCCAAAAAAATATCCACCACAGATGAGGAGAAAGAGTGTCGTGTTGAGATCCATCATGGTTCCTCATAATCATGGTCGGGAAGACAGGATTTGAACCTGCGACATCTTGGTCCCAAACCAAGCGCGCTACCAAACTGCGCTACTTCCCGACTTGTTGTGCCATAATATATATATTCGTTATTCTGAAAGGCAATTATTTTTTAAATTGAAGAAGCCCCCGGGTGCTTTTCTCAATAAAAGAAAGCAGTGTCTCCACATGGGCTTCATGGGGCCACCGTTCTTGGAGAAGGGCAACTGCCGCATCACGGGTGTGACCTTTGCGAAGAAGAATTGTAATGGCTGATTTAATAGTACGACGCTCTTCCGCTGTAAACCCGCGGCGCTTCAGTCCCACACTGTTAATTCCGTAGATGAAAGCCGAAAGGGTATCTCCGGCAACGAGAGCAAAGGGAACCACATCCATGGTGACATATTTATTTGCCCCAATAAAAGCATGGGAGCCGATCTGCGTAAATTGGTGTACCGAAACATTTCCTCCACAGATGACGTGATCGCCCACCCGTACATGTCCAGCAAGGGCTAAGCCATTGGAAGCAATAAAATGGTTTCCAATAATACAGTCATGACCTACATGGCAATAAGCCAAAAGCGCGCAGTCACTACCAATAATTGTGCGACCCCGGTTGGCTTCTGTTCCCTTATTAATGGTACAGAACTCACGGATCATAGTACGGTCACCGATGGTCAGAGAGCAGGCTTCCCCCGCATATTTTAAATCCTGCGCAAGGGTGCCCACGGAGGCATGGTTGTATATCTGACAACCTTGGCCAATTGTGGTATCACTGCCAATGTATGCGCTTGCTCCAATTTTTGTATCACTGCCAATGGAGACATTTTCTTCTATAATAGCAAAGGGGCCGACAGTGACGTTCTCCCCAAGGGTTACATTTTTTGCAATAATAGCACGTGGATCAATGGTTGTGCTCATACTACTCCTTGGTGATCATGCAGCGGAGTTCTGCTTGACAGGCGATTTTATCGCCGATGTACGCTTTTCCCTTCGCAGAAAGGATATTTCGTGCCATCTTCTCTTTCGATACTTTTAAAACGAGTTTATCGCCAGGGCGAACAGGGTTGCGCCATTTCACTTTATCAACACCGAGAAAGAGCATCTGCGCATTACCCGTATCAGCATCATCACCGTAGAGAGCCATAAGGCCGGCTGCTTGGGCAAGAGCTTCAATTTGGAGCACCCCCGGCATAATGGGATTATCAGGAAAATGGCCTTGGAAAAATTGCTCATTAAAGGAGACATTTTTATAGGCGACAATACTCTCTCCGGGAGTGATCTCGTCGACACCATCTACGAGCAGGAAGGGATAGCGATGGGGGAGGAGTTGAAGAATATCCTTGTACTCGATCTTTGACATGTTCTGTTCCTTTTTATTAAAATGTTCACGTATTTTTTTTGCTAATTCATGGTTTGCCGCATGGCCGGATCGTGCCCCGAGAATATGCCCCTTAAGAGGCTTGCCAAGGAGATAGAGATCGCCCACTAAGTCGAGGGCTTTGTGGCGACAGAGTTCGTTTTCAAAGCGAAGCTCCGTATTGTTTACAAACCCGTTTGTACCCGGACGGATTGTTTCATCCTGCTGCATAAGCTGTTCCAGACGATGGGCATCCTCGGTGGAGAAGGACTTGTCTTGAACCACCACGGCACTGTTGATACTGGCACCCTTGATAAGACCCTTTTCCCGGAGATGCTCAATTTCAGAAAGAAAGCAGAATGTTCGGGCCGGGGCAAAATCGGTCTCAAAATCTTCGAGATTAAATATGGTAGTGTGTTGTGCCCCGATGGCGGGATTATCGAAATCCATCATAAGGGAGAGATGAAACTGGTCCGCAGGAAATACGGAGAGCGCGGTGTTGCCATTGGAATAGAGCCACATAGGTTCACTGATAACAATGTACTCCTGCTCTTTTTCCTGTTCACAGACGCCCAGCTCTTTTACAAGGGAGAAAAAGGGTTGCGCCGATCCATCCATGAGGGGGATCTCTTCAGCATTTACCTCCACACGGAGGTTTGAAATACCAAAGGCAGCCAGGGTTGCCATGAGATGTTCAATGGTGTGAACAACAGCACTGCCAATGCCAATAGCCGTTCCGCGCGCATTGCCGACAATAAAATTGATATCTGCAGGTATTTCGGTTTTATCGGGTAAATCGACCCGTACAAAGCGAATGCCGTAGTCTTCGGGAGCCGGAACAAGGGTAACTGTTGACTCTGCACCCGTATGGAGGCCAATCCCACTGAGAGATCCTGTTTTTTGCACTGTTTTCTGCTTCATTTTTGGAGAAGCTCCTTTAGGTGTTCGATTTCAGATTTGAGTCGTCGAAGTTCCTTGAGGGCGTCGGGGAGTTTTCGTTCTGCTGCATCTACTCTTCGACGTTCCAGCAGAGGAATTGCGGGAATTCCCGTAACTTTTGCTTCTGATTCAACCGACCCCGGAATCCCGGCTTTGGCCCCAATAAAAGCTTTGTCACCAATGGAGATATGTCCAGCAAAGCCTGCCTGTCCCCCGATCATAACCTGTCGACCAACCTTTGTAGATCCAGCAAAGCCAACTTGGGAAGCAATGCCGCATGATTCTCCGATCTCAACATTGTGTGCTACTTGGACGAGATTATCAATGCGTGCCCCCGCTTTAATACAGGTGTCTTCAAAATTTCCTCGGTCAACCGTTGTGTTTGCCCCTATTTCGACATCGTCTTCAATGACTACGGTGCCGAAGCAGGGGATACGAGTAAAGCTTCCTTCATGAAAGGCATTGGCAAATCCTTCGCTGCCAATGACAGCTCCCGATGAAAGAATCACCCGTGCGCCAATACGGCAGTGAGAACGGACAATCGCACCGGAGTGAAAGATACACTCTTCCCCGATTTCTACGTGCGGTTCGATAATAACCCCCGCATCAATTCGGGTTCCTACTCCGATACGGGTGTGGGCTCCAAGGCAGCAGCCCGGTCCAATAGTAACAGAATCACCAATCTTTGCCGTGGGATCGATGTAGGCGTGGGGAGAGATTCCTGCCCCAAAGGGCGGGCTTTGATCTTCAAACAACTGCGCTACCACTGCATAGGCCCAATAGGGGTCTTTCACAAAGATGTTATGTTTTCCCGGTATGGGCCATGCTTCTTTTGTTATTACCGCACAGGCGGGCGATGCTGCTGCATCTGCACGATGCTTTGGTTTTGAGAGAAAGGTGATACTGGTTTCGTCAGCCGTATCGAAGGAAGCAATACGGGATATTGAAATGGAAGGGAGAGGCCCTTCCATTGTTCCATCAATCGCCGCTACAATTCGAGAAAGCTCCATGGGTGCCTTAATTGCCTGCATTAAGGATAGAAATGATTTTGTCGGTAATGTCGTACGACGGATCACCATAAATGAGGCCAACAGTGCTGTCGAAAATGAAATCGTATGCATCTTCTTCAGAAATTTGCTGTACCGCCTTATTTATTTCTTCCATAATGGGTTCCATGAGCTCTTCATTTTTTTGCGCAATAGAGCCGGTTTGACCAAAGTGTTGTTGGAGAAACTCCTGATATTCAGCATACTTCTGTTGAAGGGTTGTCATCATTTCCTGTTGGCGTTCTTCACTCAACATGAGTTGCTGCTGCTCAAGCTGCTGCTGGAGCTCTTGCATTTCCTGCTGCATCTCTGTTGCTTCTCGCTCTTTCTGAGCACTAAAGCTTTGCAGCTCCTGTTTTGCATCTTGTACCATGCCGGTTTCTCTAATAATCCGATCAGAATTAATGTAGCCCATTCGGGGGCTTCCAGCCAAAGCAAGGGTTGCTGCAAGGGCGATACAGAGTACTACTGCGTATTTTTTCATCATACCTCCAGGGGGTTATTAAAAATCTTTGTTCATAATAAAGTGGCTGGTCCAGTCTCCGGGACCGTCTTTTTCAAAGCCAAAGGCGTTTTTATCATTGAGTGGTACGGCAAAGTCAAAGCCAATGAGCCCAACCATGGGAAGCATAAGGCGAAAGCCAAAGCCCGTACCCATATAGAAATCGTTTCCAAACTCGTCGAGGTCGGAAAAACTGTTTCCACCGTCAATAAACCCGGCAACATAAAAAGTTTGGTCTACAATGGGAAATGATATTTGCCCTGACATGGTAGCCATGGCCAGGTTCTCCTGGAAGTCAGACTCACTGTATCCGCGGATTACCCCGTCATAATAGACTCCTCCAACACGGAAAAGATCGTTATGCCCCAAGTCGGGAGTAGAGCCATAGAGGGGGTTTATGGTTCCTACTTTTCCTGATGTCCCCAGGGTAAATTTCCAGAAAAGGGGCATGTACCACTCATAGTCAAAGGTGGTTTTGAGGTAGTTGTAGTCGCCACCAAGACCGCCGAGAAAGGCAGAAACACCGAAGGCTGATCCCTGAGTAGGGAAGGTGGGGCGGTCTTTGTCATCACGGCCAAGACGGAGAAAAAGTCGGCTTAAGGTTCCCTCTGATACGATATTCACCCCAAGGCGATCTTCTGTGAGGGTATAATCCCGATTGTAGCGGTCGTGACCAATGAGATATCGAAAGGAACCACTCCAGTAATCATCAGGCCAGGTGAGGCGTCGTCCAAGGCCAGATTCTGCCGCAATCCGTTCATAATTATACATTTGGAATCGTTCACTTGCATAGTCCGCTTTTTCCCAATAGACACGTCCAGTGAAGTTGATAGGACGGTCGAAGATCCAAGGGCGTTGAAATCCACCGGAAACAAGAACCCGTTCCTGGAGGCGTTGAAACTCCACGTCCAACTGTTCACCGGCGCCACGAAAATTGGGAATTGAAACGGAGGCGTTTCCACCGAATCCACCATCGCCACTGTAGGTTACCCCGGCAGAAAACTGGCCGAGATTATCCTTTTCAATGACCTTGAATTCGATATCAACGATGTTCGACTCTTCACTGCGAGGGATAATATCAGGACGAATATCTTTAAAATATTGTAGTTGATGGAGTTCCCGAATTGAACGCTGGATTGCAGACTGGCTGTATACTTCACCGGGGTAGATACGCAGATTGCGGCGGATGACCTGCTCTCTGGTTTTAGAGTTACCCGTGATGCGAACCTTTCCAACCACGGCAG
This portion of the Chitinivibrio alkaliphilus ACht1 genome encodes:
- the lpxA gene encoding acyl-ACP--UDP-N-acetylglucosamine O-acyltransferase; this encodes MSTTIDPRAIIAKNVTLGENVTVGPFAIIEENVSIGSDTKIGASAYIGSDTTIGQGCQIYNHASVGTLAQDLKYAGEACSLTIGDRTMIREFCTINKGTEANRGRTIIGSDCALLAYCHVGHDCIIGNHFIASNGLALAGHVRVGDHVICGGNVSVHQFTQIGSHAFIGANKYVTMDVVPFALVAGDTLSAFIYGINSVGLKRRGFTAEERRTIKSAITILLRKGHTRDAAVALLQERWPHEAHVETLLSFIEKSTRGLLQFKK
- a CDS encoding bifunctional UDP-3-O-[3-hydroxymyristoyl] N-acetylglucosamine deacetylase/3-hydroxyacyl-ACP dehydratase, with product MKQKTVQKTGSLSGIGLHTGAESTVTLVPAPEDYGIRFVRVDLPDKTEIPADINFIVGNARGTAIGIGSAVVHTIEHLMATLAAFGISNLRVEVNAEEIPLMDGSAQPFFSLVKELGVCEQEKEQEYIVISEPMWLYSNGNTALSVFPADQFHLSLMMDFDNPAIGAQHTTIFNLEDFETDFAPARTFCFLSEIEHLREKGLIKGASINSAVVVQDKSFSTEDAHRLEQLMQQDETIRPGTNGFVNNTELRFENELCRHKALDLVGDLYLLGKPLKGHILGARSGHAANHELAKKIREHFNKKEQNMSKIEYKDILQLLPHRYPFLLVDGVDEITPGESIVAYKNVSFNEQFFQGHFPDNPIMPGVLQIEALAQAAGLMALYGDDADTGNAQMLFLGVDKVKWRNPVRPGDKLVLKVSKEKMARNILSAKGKAYIGDKIACQAELRCMITKE
- the lpxD gene encoding UDP-3-O-(3-hydroxymyristoyl)glucosamine N-acyltransferase, whose amino-acid sequence is MELSRIVAAIDGTMEGPLPSISISRIASFDTADETSITFLSKPKHRADAAASPACAVITKEAWPIPGKHNIFVKDPYWAYAVVAQLFEDQSPPFGAGISPHAYIDPTAKIGDSVTIGPGCCLGAHTRIGVGTRIDAGVIIEPHVEIGEECIFHSGAIVRSHCRIGARVILSSGAVIGSEGFANAFHEGSFTRIPCFGTVVIEDDVEIGANTTVDRGNFEDTCIKAGARIDNLVQVAHNVEIGESCGIASQVGFAGSTKVGRQVMIGGQAGFAGHISIGDKAFIGAKAGIPGSVESEAKVTGIPAIPLLERRRVDAAERKLPDALKELRRLKSEIEHLKELLQK
- a CDS encoding OmpH family outer membrane protein: MKKYAVVLCIALAATLALAGSPRMGYINSDRIIRETGMVQDAKQELQSFSAQKEREATEMQQEMQELQQQLEQQQLMLSEERQQEMMTTLQQKYAEYQEFLQQHFGQTGSIAQKNEELMEPIMEEINKAVQQISEEDAYDFIFDSTVGLIYGDPSYDITDKIISILNAGN
- the bamA gene encoding outer membrane protein assembly factor BamA; translation: MNKLTIALLCMLALCTTLSAEPLIRSITIEGVSSEETARIQQNLPVSEGDQFTRAVTAQIIRTLYNTDMFRDVSVTPEEGDEGVDLRITLEPNLYCDIFEIEGNDEFSTRQIRDSITISRGVLLTDQLLHENKRILQNMYAERGFNNAEIDFDLQESSVDGYAIVIIRIDEGERVYVDDIIFEGNEVFRNRRLRRRLQETKRRHIFSRGTFKEEDFQDDLQEVVTYYQNRGYLDARISEYEITTPDDENALVITITVDEGPRYYAGNFFFDGNTVFEDEQLARAVALSQGDAFSQEEFEKSTMQVGDMYRNDGYLYAQIQPELVYRDDTIDVIYSFREGQPAVVGKVRITGNSKTREQVIRRNLRIYPGEVYSQSAIQRSIRELHQLQYFKDIRPDIIPRSEESNIVDIEFKVIEKDNLGQFSAGVTYSGDGGFGGNASVSIPNFRGAGEQLDVEFQRLQERVLVSGGFQRPWIFDRPINFTGRVYWEKADYASERFQMYNYERIAAESGLGRRLTWPDDYWSGSFRYLIGHDRYNRDYTLTEDRLGVNIVSEGTLSRLFLRLGRDDKDRPTFPTQGSAFGVSAFLGGLGGDYNYLKTTFDYEWYMPLFWKFTLGTSGKVGTINPLYGSTPDLGHNDLFRVGGVYYDGVIRGYSESDFQENLAMATMSGQISFPIVDQTFYVAGFIDGGNSFSDLDEFGNDFYMGTGFGFRLMLPMVGLIGFDFAVPLNDKNAFGFEKDGPGDWTSHFIMNKDF